TGCGCACTACACGGGTGCGCTGAGCGGGATGATAAAACGGCATCTTGTGCTTGTCGCGCCCCAACTTGGGAAGTTTGGAAGAAGGCGCTGCCGAGCGACTGGGGGCCAGGGGCTGGACGAATCCCTGGGCAGTTTCACCTACACGGGCTAAAACAAGAGCGTCACTACTGGATTTCCCCATGCCGGTTACGGCTCCGTTTGTCGAGCAGCTGCTGACAAACATGGCCGCGACGGCACAAGACAGGGTGGCAATTATTCTTAAATTCATGCGGTACGAGGTTAGGCGCCATACACATGGCAATCACTCCGGCAAAACCTTCAGGCCATGTGCGGAAGCCGGAAAATCGGCAACGGCGGCTCTTGGGTACGAAATAATCCCTGCCTTGGCAATCCTTTTTTCCCCTCAGCCCTTACCAAACAAGGAAGATCTATTATTATAAATTACTAAAAATAAACAATATATAAAACATGCCGCATTTTTGTCATATCATGACAAATAATATACTTCCCGAAACACTTTTTTCTATCACACCACGACACACTTTTTTATTTTTACCATATTCCATTTATAATAAAAATATTACACACACAAAGAGCACACAATCACTCAAAAATATTTCCTGAAAAAGCTCAAGGGCGGATATCCCGCAAAGGCGTCATGGGCAAGAAAAACACGTCTCCCGTTGAACGAATTTCCCTTTGCCGTTCAAGGTCCCACGCGAATTTCTGCCCGTTCCCTTGCCATCTCCGCATTTTCACAGCCTTCCCATGCAGCAGAAGGAAGGAGTCAAGAAGAGACTGGAAGGAAGATTCCCCTGTAAGGGAAAGCCGGAAAGTCCGGATGTTATCAGTAACGTTCCCGCCGCAAAAACGCGCCACGGGAAAAGACGCTCCAGCCCGGTTGAAAAAAGCCCCCTCCCTGGCCGCTGTCTTCCAAATTCCGGGTAACACTCATACCGGAAAAAGGAAGTTCAGCCAGAGAAAGGGCTTCCTGTCCGTTTTCACGGCGCTGCCACGGGAAGGAAGCGCCTATGACCTTCATTTCTTTTCCCTTCCGGGCAGCCTTCCATAAAAGGTTCCGGCGTTTCACCCGGCAGACGGGCACATACCGAATGGGCTGTTGCATCCGTCCGGAAATAGATTACACTCCGGTACGAACATGCCCGCCGGCCTTCCTCAACACCTCACGCTGGATTATTTGCGCGCCCTGCTATCCCGGGGCGTGGAGAAAACCACCGTCACGGAAGAAGCCAGAATGGTTCTGAGAAAATGGGTCATGGACGCGCGCCGGATATCCGGAAGCCCCCTCCGCTCTTCCGTTTCCGCCCATCCTGCCGCAAGTGAAACACGGCCGCAACAGCCCTCCCCGGATCAGCCGCCTTCAGACTCCGTGGATGAAGCATCCTTCGGCAATGAACTCCGGGATATCCTCAACGGAGTACAGCCGCACAGAACGGAGGAGGAAGTTCCGGTACCCCGCCATATCTCTTTTGATCTGGAAGGTGAAACGGAGGAAGAAAAACTGTCCTCCCTGCGGGAACTGGTCGTTAACTGGCCGCCGCTCCGGAACATGGATTCCCTGAGGGAAACGCCCGTCTTTTCCTCCGGCAACCCCAGGGCGGATATCATGATGGTAACGGACGCTCCCGGACTGTATGAAGAAAAACAGGGTTTTCCCCTGGCCGGCCCTTCCGGGCAGAAACTGGACGCCATGTTGAAAGCCATGGGGATTTCCCGCTCCGATATTTACCTGACCCATCTGGTCAAATACCGCCCAGCCCTCCCCCGGCAGCTTACCAACAACCGTCCTCCTACAGACCGGGAGATAGAAATTTCCCTGCCCATTTTACGGGAGGAAATCATGCTGGTGCGCCCGAAAGTAGTGGTAGCCCTGGGGGCCATCGCAGCCCGCGGCATCCTCCAGTCAGGAGAAACGCCTCTTTCCGCCCTGAGAGGCGCCTTCCACACAGCTTTCAACACGCCCGTGCGCGTTACTTATAATCCCAGTTATCTTCTCCGTACGGAAGATATTTCAGAAAAGCGAAAGGTTTGGGAGGATATGCTGTGTGTCATGGAACAGGCCGGTCTGCCCATCTCTGAAAAACAACGTTCCTACTTCCTGCCCAAAAAGTAATATATGGATTATCTAAACAGCATTCTGGAGCGCAAACGCGCCGATTTGAAAAAACTTCTTCCTCTGGAAGGGAAATTACGGGCCTCCGCCATCCAGCGGAACGACTATGCGGGATTCCGCACCGCGGTGGATCTTGGGGAAACCCGCCTCTCCGTAGTTCCGGAAATATCCAGGGTGCATCCCGCCCTCAGCCTCCGGAAAGGAGTACAGGATATCCGGCACATGTACGACATGTTCCTCCAGGGCGGAGCGCAGGGCATTTCCATCGCTGTGGAACCGGAAGTATACGGCGGTTCATGGGACATGGTGTCCACTGTTTCCAGAATCAGCTCCATTCCCGTCATGGCGCGCGACGTGTTCATTC
This region of Akkermansia muciniphila genomic DNA includes:
- a CDS encoding uracil-DNA glycosylase yields the protein MPAGLPQHLTLDYLRALLSRGVEKTTVTEEARMVLRKWVMDARRISGSPLRSSVSAHPAASETRPQQPSPDQPPSDSVDEASFGNELRDILNGVQPHRTEEEVPVPRHISFDLEGETEEEKLSSLRELVVNWPPLRNMDSLRETPVFSSGNPRADIMMVTDAPGLYEEKQGFPLAGPSGQKLDAMLKAMGISRSDIYLTHLVKYRPALPRQLTNNRPPTDREIEISLPILREEIMLVRPKVVVALGAIAARGILQSGETPLSALRGAFHTAFNTPVRVTYNPSYLLRTEDISEKRKVWEDMLCVMEQAGLPISEKQRSYFLPKK